One part of the Leptospira saintgironsiae genome encodes these proteins:
- the rpsM gene encoding 30S ribosomal protein S13 has protein sequence MARIAGIDLPREKRIVVGLTYIYGIGRSTSRKLLAKAGVDEKIRVKDLSDTQEAALRKAIEESIKVEGDLRSENQLNIKRLMDIGCYRGLRHRRGLPVRGQRTRTNARTRKGVKKTVANKKKVTK, from the coding sequence ATGGCTCGTATCGCAGGTATCGATCTTCCAAGAGAAAAAAGAATCGTTGTTGGTCTAACGTATATTTACGGAATCGGCCGATCCACTTCTCGCAAACTTCTCGCTAAAGCGGGAGTAGACGAAAAAATCAGAGTGAAAGATCTTTCTGACACTCAAGAAGCTGCTCTCAGAAAAGCGATCGAAGAAAGTATCAAGGTGGAAGGAGATCTTCGCTCCGAAAACCAACTCAATATCAAAAGATTGATGGATATCGGTTGTTACAGAGGCCTGCGTCATAGAAGAGGTCTTCCAGTTCGCGGTCAAAGAACCAGAACGAATGCTCGTACTCGTAAGGGTGTTAAGAAGACCGTTGCCAATAAGAAGAAGGTGACTAAGTAA
- the rpsK gene encoding 30S ribosomal protein S11 — MAEDKKGKKEKKVKKKEKKVVPRGKVYITASFNNTIITITDLAGNTLSWSTAGAMGFRGSKKSTPYAAQIAAGNAAEKAIDSTGLAEVDVLVSGPGIGRESAIRSLVARGLSIKMIKDVTPLPHNGCRPRKRRRV, encoded by the coding sequence ATGGCTGAAGATAAAAAAGGCAAAAAAGAGAAAAAGGTTAAGAAGAAGGAGAAGAAGGTCGTTCCTCGCGGAAAGGTCTATATCACCGCTTCTTTTAACAATACCATCATCACCATCACTGACTTGGCAGGAAACACTCTGTCTTGGTCAACCGCTGGTGCAATGGGTTTCCGTGGATCCAAAAAATCTACTCCGTATGCGGCTCAGATCGCTGCGGGGAATGCTGCCGAGAAAGCAATCGACTCTACCGGTTTAGCCGAAGTGGATGTTCTGGTTTCTGGCCCAGGTATCGGACGCGAGTCTGCGATCCGTTCCTTAGTTGCTAGAGGACTTTCTATTAAAATGATCAAGGACGTTACACCTCTACCGCATAACGGTTGTCGTCCGCGTAAAAGAAGAAGGGTTTAA
- the rpmJ gene encoding 50S ribosomal protein L36 translates to MKVRTSVKKICTSCKVIRRKGVIRVICTNPKHKQRQA, encoded by the coding sequence ATGAAAGTAAGAACTTCCGTAAAAAAAATCTGCACTAGCTGCAAAGTTATCAGAAGAAAAGGTGTGATCAGAGTGATCTGCACCAACCCTAAACACAAGCAAAGGCAAGCATAA
- the infA gene encoding translation initiation factor IF-1 has translation MAKEDAITVDGTVLEPLPNAMFRVELENGHKVLAHISGKMRMHYIRILPGDKVTVELSPYDLTKGRITYRKK, from the coding sequence TTGGCAAAAGAAGATGCAATCACCGTGGACGGAACCGTTTTGGAACCTCTCCCAAACGCTATGTTCCGCGTTGAGCTGGAAAATGGTCATAAAGTTTTGGCTCATATTTCCGGTAAAATGAGAATGCATTATATCAGAATCCTCCCTGGCGACAAAGTCACCGTGGAACTTTCTCCTTACGATTTGACCAAGGGTAGAATTACCTACCGCAAAAAATAG